A single window of Halobacterium jilantaiense DNA harbors:
- a CDS encoding translation initiation factor IF-6, which translates to MLRAAFHGSSYVGVFARATDDCLLVRPDLEDDHTESVADELGVPAVPTTVGGSATVGSLAAGNGNGLLVSSRIRDRERDRIEDVGVSVGELPGRVNAAGNVVVANDNGAYVHSELSDDAVDAVEDALGVPATRGTLAGVNTVGTAAVATNDGVLCHPKATDKELDRIEDALDAYADVGTVNYGAPLVGSGLVANDAGYVVGDDTTGPELGRIEDALGYIE; encoded by the coding sequence TTGCTCCGCGCTGCGTTCCACGGTTCCTCGTACGTCGGCGTGTTCGCCCGCGCCACCGACGACTGCCTGCTCGTGCGGCCCGACCTCGAAGACGACCACACCGAGTCGGTCGCCGACGAGCTCGGCGTCCCGGCCGTCCCGACGACCGTCGGCGGGTCGGCCACGGTGGGTTCGCTGGCCGCCGGCAACGGCAACGGCCTGCTCGTCAGCAGCCGCATCCGGGACCGGGAGCGCGACCGCATCGAGGATGTCGGCGTCTCCGTCGGCGAGCTCCCCGGCCGCGTGAACGCCGCGGGGAACGTCGTCGTCGCGAACGACAACGGCGCGTACGTCCACAGCGAGCTCTCGGACGACGCCGTCGACGCCGTCGAGGACGCCCTCGGCGTCCCGGCGACCCGCGGGACGCTCGCGGGCGTGAACACGGTCGGCACCGCGGCCGTCGCGACGAACGACGGCGTGCTCTGCCACCCGAAGGCGACCGACAAGGAGCTCGACCGCATCGAGGACGCGCTCGACGCGTACGCCGACGTCGGCACGGTGAACTACGGCGCGCCCCTGGTCGGCTCCGGGCTGGTCGCCAACGACGCCGGCTACGTGGTCGGCGACGACACCACCGGCCCCGAACTCGGCCGCAT